The segment ttttggggttgCTGGGTCAAACAATGATATCAATGTCCTTAATCGATCACCTTTGTTCACTGATGTAGTACAAGGAAGAGCTCCAGAGGTTCATTTCACAGTCAATGGCAACGAGTACAACATGGGATACTACCTAGCAGATGGTATTTATCCAGAGTGGGCAACATTTGTGAAAACAATTCATTTGCCTCAGTGTGGAAAAGACAAATTATTTGCAGAACACCAAGAGGGAGCAAGAAAAGATGTGGAACGTGCTTTTGGTGTTTTGCAAGCTCGATTTGCCATTCAACGAAGCCCAGCACGTATGTGGCAAGTGCGATCACTCGCTGAAATTATTTATGCATGTATTATATTGCATAACATGATTGTGGAGGATGAAAGGGATTCTTTTAGAGTTCGATATGATGACAACTACGAGCATGAGTACCACGAGAGTAGCTCATCTGCACCATTGTTATATGGACATGGGCCCATTCATGGAtttgctagggctctagagatACAAGAAGGCATACGTGATCGAGATATGCATCGTCGTCTAAAGGCGGACTTGATTGAGCATATATTTCAGCGCTTTGGAGGCGCCCAAGCTTAGATTTATTTTATCTCCTATCAAAATGTGTGTACCAGTATATGTAGTTTTACATTAAAATAAT is part of the Sorghum bicolor cultivar BTx623 chromosome 10, Sorghum_bicolor_NCBIv3, whole genome shotgun sequence genome and harbors:
- the LOC110431091 gene encoding uncharacterized protein LOC110431091 — its product is MKRAWISDEKEKREHATYLRKPTTEDIQRLLHIGEARGFPGMLGSVDCMHWQWRNCPVAWKGQYTRGDQCGPTVMLEAVASHDLWIWHAFFGVAGSNNDINVLNRSPLFTDVVQGRAPEVHFTVNGNEYNMGYYLADGIYPEWATFVKTIHLPQCGKDKLFAEHQEGARKDVERAFGVLQARFAIQRSPARMWQVRSLAEIIYACIILHNMIVEDERDSFRVRYDDNYEHEYHESSSSAPLLYGHGPIHGFARALEIQEGIRDRDMHRRLKADLIEHIFQRFGGAQA